In Xenopus tropicalis strain Nigerian unplaced genomic scaffold, UCB_Xtro_10.0 Sca48, whole genome shotgun sequence, a single genomic region encodes these proteins:
- the LOC116408212 gene encoding olfactory receptor 1038-like → MEYSNETLASRFFLLSLADSPDLRALCAVTLLILYILILSVNSLLIVLVRLKLHLQTPMYFFLSNISAVDIGVPSSTLPKLMLITSSQDNSISAFGCAAQMFVLSALITTECTMLAIMAYDRYVAICKPLHYHTIMNMRVCIRSTQGRHKAFSTCASHLIVVSLYYGTLIFMYLLPRSKYFSETDKIMSITYTAVSPLLNPIIYSIRNTDIKLAIRGNQSKKDGRVISQSASA, encoded by the exons ATGGAGTATTCGAATGAAACCCTTGCCAGCAGATTCTTTCTGCTCAGCCTTGCCGATTCCCCAGACCTAAGGGCCTTATGCGCCGTAACCTTGCTTATACTGTACATACTCATACTGTCAGTAAACTCTCTACTTATTGTACTGGTGAGACTCAAGTTGCATCTccagaccccaatgtattttttcCTCAGCAACATCTCCGCTGTTGATATCGGGGTCCCTTCTTCGACATTGCCTAAACTCATGCTCATCACATCCTCTCAGGATAACAGCATTTCAGCATTTGGTTGTGCCGCACAGATGTTCGTTCTTTCAGCTCTAATAACGACAGAGTGCACCATGCTAGCCAtaatggcctatgaccgatacgTAGCCATCTGTAAGCCTCTGCACTACCACACAATAATGAACATGAGAGTCTGC ATCCGTTCCACTCAAGGAAGACATAAAGCTTTCTCTACTTGTGCCTCCCATCTCATAGTGGTCTCTCTGTACTACGGGACTCTCATATTCATGTATTTACTCCCTCGCTCCAAATACTTTTCCGAGACAGACAAAATTATGTCCATTACTTACACGGCTGTGTCTCCGCTGCTGAACCCCATTATCTATAGTATAAGGAATACGGATATCAAACTCGCCATAAGAGGAAACCAGTCTAAAAAAGATGGCCGTGTAATCTCACAATCTGCATCTGCATGA